The Lolium rigidum isolate FL_2022 chromosome 2, APGP_CSIRO_Lrig_0.1, whole genome shotgun sequence genomic interval GGTACACTTCTGGTGGAGGACGGTTATCACGGCGGGTGCGGCGGTTCCTTCGGGGCGCGACATCGATCCACGGGTTACTGGACCAGAAGAAATCCATGTGTTAACTCCGGAACAGATCAAGAGATCCAACGGAAGGGCAGCAAGAAACTTACAACGCGTCGTTCATCAGAACTTCTGCGCCGGCGAGTGGGTCCAGCGCGCCTGGGTACCTCAGGAAGAAGTCAGGGTTGGCCGCCATGGCGGCAGCGTGGGTGGTGACGCCAGGTGCTGCGAAGTACCAGCCCGGGAACTGAGCGGGGAACCCAAGGTAGAAGTCCCGGTTGGCGAGGAACGCGGCGAAAGGGTCGGTGTAGAAATCCTCGACGAGGTCGACGAGGACGAGCAAGGCGGGCTCGAACTCCACCCCGAAATCGACAGGGTCTTCGTCGAGCAGATCCATCCCCTACAGACACGAATATCAGATAAGAGAATCACGACAGCCTCTCCAGATCCGGCGAGACGGCGAACGAGCGGAGAGGAGACGAAGGATACGGTCGCGGTACCTCTCGCGGCGGCTGGATCTGGCGGCGGCTGGATCTggcggcggggagcggcggcgggtggtgctTGCGGAGGAAGGGAACGGGGGAAAGGCTTTATCCAGAGAGCCTACGCCCGATCTCTCTCGAACGTTCCAGTGACTGCGCCCTAGACGATCCGTGGGCCGAGCAGCAAACTGGATCTTGTCAAGGGCCGCCGGGCGAGCGGCAGATAGCTCGTGCCGCCGACGGGCGAGCCGGGGGGGATAGCGAGGTGGGCCAAGCCCACACTTGCTGCTGCGGCGGGGTTGAGGATCCCGCCGGGACTCACAGGTTTTCAAGGGACCTGAATTTCAGGGGGTCCCTCCGGAGGGGCCTTTCTGCACATCGAACCAGGACTGGATCTCCCTCTCCCCCGCCCGCTGAATTCCCTCGCCTTGAGTCTGCAACCTCTCGCAAAGGATAGAGATCAGTCGCCGGTCTCCGGCGGCTGGTCTGTACCCTTTGGAAGAGGATCAAACTGTGCAAGAGGGATTGAGATTGACAACTCTCTCATGGCCATACATAGCTTTTGGTGGATGAGCAACCTCTGAAACAGAGCTTTTCACTGGGTGCCATGGGTGGAGAGATCTGGGCTTGTTCAACACTTTGAGACAcatagaggtggaggaggaggaggactcttgTGTGTTGGGTGAAGCTAGGCTACATAGCATAGTccatgggaggtggaggaggaggaggagcagaggaaCTCCCCTGTCTCTGATTGCTGCTGAGGATGAAACTaagctgctgctgttgttgttcaTGGCCATGAACAAGAACAAGTTTCAAGCTGttgttggaggaggaagaagacttcTCAACAAAGAGGctaccggaggaggaagaagaagactacTCAACAAACCAAAGAGAGGGTAAGGGGGGAGGAGGGCGACCCCATTATATGGACGGACGAGACGAGAGGAGGAGAGACCGAGGGTGCCAAGTTTGCTTGTGAACAAGCGATTTTGTAGCCAGACGAATCGGATCCTGCGATCTACTCTACTCCATCCACCGAAAACGTCTCCGGTCCGGTTGCTACGTTACCAAATCGCTAGCAGTCGTCAAACTTTGCGTCCGGGTGTGCTTAGCTAGCGGCCGGCGATAATTTGGACGCGGTCGATCGCAACAAGAGGGAAACATATCTTTTCAAAATATATACTCTGCGACAGCTCATCCCTGTGGTGCGTGCCAACAAATACAAGCACTACTGCTGTACCGTATCTTGCCTAATTTCAGCACTGAATCAAGGATTTTAATGCCTTCCGAAAACTAATACT includes:
- the LOC124693495 gene encoding uncharacterized protein LOC124693495, encoding MDLLDEDPVDFGVEFEPALLVLVDLVEDFYTDPFAAFLANRDFYLGFPAQFPGWYFAAPGVTTHAAAMAANPDFFLRYPGALDPLAGAEVLMNDAFNPWIDVAPRRNRRTRRDNRPPPEVYPEPPPVEVSQGVPWYPPRIRYRHRQHVRKHYVVCKGGRSNLQKAYQARKGSCTSSPNGGLGHFVYGSYGAGGRLEY